One stretch of Phycisphaerae bacterium DNA includes these proteins:
- a CDS encoding cytochrome c biogenesis protein ResB, with protein AIEVEFEGPQGTERRLAFARFPDFGSMHGHDQAFEGLKVNLSADVEPISETPITVISGPDDRLAVRFRLAENDVRTRQIALNQVVETPWPALSLTVLQRFTHARVDRTVVPIEPPQSNRTPAVKVEVHSPHGSSQTWVRFGQQATVELDQQAYRLAFGRKELPLGAAVRLEKFQIGFYPGRQQPRSFESHLTVIDPVTERAQSKLISMNRPAAVGPYTLYQSSYNTDGQQTVSFLSVSWDPGKPVVFTGYILVTVGFVAVIATRAVNRRKRVAA; from the coding sequence GCCATCGAGGTGGAATTCGAAGGCCCCCAGGGCACGGAGCGGCGGCTCGCGTTTGCCCGATTTCCGGATTTCGGGTCCATGCACGGACACGACCAGGCATTCGAGGGACTGAAGGTCAACCTCTCAGCCGACGTCGAACCGATCTCCGAAACGCCGATCACGGTGATCAGCGGGCCCGACGACCGGCTGGCCGTTCGCTTTCGCCTTGCCGAAAACGATGTGCGGACTCGCCAGATAGCCTTGAATCAAGTCGTCGAGACGCCCTGGCCGGCCCTGAGCCTGACCGTGCTGCAGCGGTTCACCCATGCCCGCGTGGACCGCACCGTGGTCCCGATCGAGCCTCCGCAATCGAATCGCACACCGGCAGTTAAGGTCGAAGTGCACAGCCCGCACGGTTCATCCCAAACGTGGGTCCGATTCGGACAACAGGCGACGGTCGAACTGGACCAGCAGGCTTACCGCTTGGCGTTCGGCCGCAAGGAACTGCCGTTGGGCGCAGCGGTGCGCCTCGAGAAGTTCCAGATCGGCTTCTATCCCGGACGGCAGCAGCCGCGATCGTTCGAGAGCCACCTGACCGTGATCGACCCCGTCACGGAACGGGCACAGAGCAAGCTGATCAGCATGAACCGCCCAGCGGCGGTCGGACCGTACACTCTGTACCAGTCCAGCTATAACACCGATGGCCAACAGACGGTCAGCTTCCTGAGCGTCTCATGGGACCCGGGCAAGCCGGTGGTCTTTACCGGCTATATCCTGGTCACAGTGGGCTTTGTCGCGGTGATCGCGACCCGCGCCGTAAACCGCAGGAAGCGAGTTGCCGCATGA